A genomic stretch from Deinococcus ruber includes:
- a CDS encoding S1C family serine protease produces the protein MTQPPGTSTSTPGQRLFSRILAVSALLGAGLTAAYLTGRVTAQRALITNDEINTVQVTQGALPAVVRVDVRIRKDQLQQGDDPNETGSGFFYKPNLIVTAYHVVQYQESITVTLYNGKRVNASVEGVDPGIDIAILKVSGATAPKTLAFGDSARLIPGQKFITLGAPIKYNNFIATGVFSASTRSLGRSDGLGEEVGQYFLTTATIQGGSSGGPVLDSRGAVIGVADANASANSLVPGVIGAVIPGDLTKQSLSDLEAVGVPQRGTLGVTLVDLDDLDPALRQLAGLSSNQGALVDEVPAGSAGARAGLRGSLKNNKGQLLSPLGDVIVAIDGTRVTSSFDVIRLIAAKRPGQVAALKVWRNKKEVTVNVTLLKRTLP, from the coding sequence GTGACCCAACCGCCGGGAACGTCCACCAGCACGCCGGGCCAGCGACTGTTCAGCCGGATACTGGCCGTTTCGGCGCTACTGGGAGCGGGCCTCACGGCGGCATACTTGACCGGGCGCGTGACGGCTCAGCGGGCGCTGATCACCAACGACGAGATCAACACCGTGCAGGTGACGCAGGGAGCGCTGCCCGCCGTGGTGCGTGTCGATGTGCGGATTCGCAAGGATCAGTTACAGCAGGGCGACGACCCCAACGAAACCGGGTCGGGCTTCTTCTACAAGCCAAATCTGATCGTGACGGCCTACCACGTGGTGCAGTACCAGGAAAGCATCACGGTGACGCTGTACAACGGCAAGCGTGTGAACGCCAGCGTTGAGGGCGTCGATCCTGGCATCGACATCGCCATCCTGAAGGTGTCGGGGGCCACTGCGCCCAAGACGCTGGCGTTCGGTGACAGTGCGCGGCTGATTCCGGGCCAGAAGTTCATCACGCTCGGTGCGCCGATCAAGTACAACAACTTCATCGCCACCGGGGTCTTCAGTGCCAGCACCCGCAGCCTGGGCCGCTCCGACGGACTGGGCGAGGAGGTCGGGCAGTACTTCCTGACCACCGCGACCATTCAGGGCGGCTCATCGGGCGGGCCAGTGCTCGACTCACGCGGGGCGGTCATCGGGGTGGCCGACGCCAACGCCAGCGCCAACAGCCTGGTGCCCGGTGTGATCGGCGCTGTTATTCCCGGCGACCTCACCAAGCAGTCACTCAGCGACCTTGAAGCGGTGGGCGTTCCGCAGCGCGGCACCCTGGGGGTCACGCTGGTCGATCTCGACGACCTCGACCCGGCGCTGCGCCAGCTCGCGGGCCTGAGCAGCAATCAGGGCGCGTTGGTGGATGAGGTTCCAGCAGGATCGGCGGGAGCGCGGGCAGGTCTGCGCGGCTCGCTGAAGAACAACAAGGGGCAGTTGCTGTCCCCGCTGGGCGACGTGATCGTGGCGATTGACGGCACCCGCGTCACCAGTTCCTTCGACGTGATCCGCCTGATCGCTGCCAAACGCCCCGGTCAGGTGGCCGCCCTGAAGGTCTGGCGCAACAAGAAGGAAGTAACGGTCAACGTGACCCTGCTGAAACGCACGCTGCCGTAA
- the glmS gene encoding glutamine--fructose-6-phosphate transaminase (isomerizing), translating to MCGIVGYIGGRSAQDVLISGLAKLEYRGYDSAGVAIMGAEQIEVRKKAGKLANLAGELEITPLPGTLGIGHTRWATHGLPNDTNAHPHATEDGRLVIIHNGIIENYLPLKEALMERGHVFKSQTDSEVLAHLIEEKYELTAGNLAEAVRLALGDVRGAYGIVVTHVDHREIVAARTVSPLVMGVGEGEMFLASDVPALLPYTRQMVFLHDGDMVVLHDDGFTVMDLQGNALHRDIDHIDWDAEAAEKGGYDTYMLKEIFEQPSALTNTLIGRLNDSTGEVNLDIDLDPKSFKRISIIACGTAYYAGLVGEYMIEQLARIPVEVDVASEYRYRSPLVSEDTLAIVVSQSGETIDTLEALREAKKYGAKTLGVINAKGSSMTRELDDTLYIHAGPEIGVASTKAYTSMASAFLLLALWLGRARGTLSEQQGAELLHAARELPRLVEEALSPERVARIKEVAEKYAHSRDYLFLGRGVNAPTALEGALKLKEISYIHAEGYAAGEMKHGPIALIDANLPVVVVATESFLLEKTISNVQEVRARSGKVIALLSDGDTENAQHADDVLYVPRSHEMVSPIVNVVALQLLSYFTATALGKDVDKPRNLAKSVTVE from the coding sequence ATGTGCGGAATCGTGGGATACATCGGCGGGCGCAGCGCTCAGGACGTCCTGATTTCAGGTCTGGCCAAGCTGGAATACCGGGGCTACGACTCGGCGGGCGTGGCGATCATGGGCGCAGAGCAGATCGAAGTTCGTAAGAAGGCGGGCAAGCTGGCAAATCTGGCCGGAGAGCTGGAGATCACGCCGCTGCCGGGCACGCTGGGCATCGGGCATACCCGCTGGGCCACGCACGGGCTGCCGAACGACACCAACGCCCACCCGCATGCCACCGAAGACGGGCGACTGGTGATCATTCATAACGGCATCATCGAGAATTATCTGCCCCTGAAGGAAGCGCTGATGGAGCGCGGGCACGTCTTCAAATCGCAGACCGACAGCGAAGTGTTAGCTCACCTGATCGAAGAAAAATACGAGCTGACGGCGGGCAATCTGGCCGAAGCCGTGCGGCTGGCACTCGGCGATGTGCGCGGCGCATACGGCATCGTGGTGACGCATGTAGACCACCGCGAAATCGTGGCGGCCCGCACCGTCAGCCCGCTGGTCATGGGCGTGGGCGAGGGTGAGATGTTCCTGGCCTCCGACGTGCCCGCGCTGCTGCCCTACACCCGTCAGATGGTGTTCCTGCACGACGGCGATATGGTGGTACTGCACGACGACGGCTTCACGGTGATGGATTTGCAGGGCAATGCACTGCACCGCGATATCGACCACATCGACTGGGACGCCGAAGCCGCCGAGAAGGGCGGGTACGACACCTACATGCTCAAGGAAATTTTCGAGCAGCCCAGCGCCCTGACCAACACCCTGATCGGGCGTCTGAACGACAGCACGGGCGAGGTCAATCTGGATATCGACCTCGATCCGAAGAGCTTCAAGCGCATCAGCATCATCGCCTGCGGAACGGCGTACTATGCCGGGCTGGTCGGTGAGTACATGATCGAGCAACTGGCGCGGATTCCGGTGGAAGTGGACGTGGCGAGCGAGTACCGCTACCGCTCGCCGCTGGTCAGCGAGGACACCCTCGCCATCGTGGTCAGTCAGTCGGGCGAAACCATCGACACGCTCGAAGCGCTGCGCGAGGCTAAGAAGTACGGGGCCAAGACGCTGGGCGTCATCAATGCCAAGGGCAGCAGCATGACCCGCGAACTCGACGACACGCTGTACATCCACGCGGGGCCGGAAATCGGGGTGGCGAGCACCAAGGCGTATACCAGCATGGCGAGCGCCTTCCTGCTGCTGGCACTGTGGCTGGGCCGGGCACGCGGCACTCTGAGCGAGCAGCAGGGCGCGGAGCTGCTGCATGCTGCCCGCGAGCTGCCACGTCTGGTCGAGGAAGCGCTGTCACCGGAGCGCGTCGCCCGCATCAAGGAAGTGGCCGAAAAATATGCCCACTCGCGTGATTATCTGTTCCTGGGACGCGGCGTGAACGCGCCCACCGCGCTAGAAGGCGCACTGAAGCTCAAGGAGATCAGCTACATCCACGCCGAGGGCTACGCGGCGGGCGAGATGAAGCACGGCCCCATCGCCCTGATCGATGCCAATCTGCCGGTGGTGGTGGTCGCCACCGAGAGCTTCCTGCTCGAAAAAACCATTTCCAACGTGCAGGAAGTCCGCGCCCGCAGCGGCAAGGTGATCGCCCTGCTGAGCGACGGCGACACCGAGAACGCCCAGCACGCCGACGACGTGCTCTATGTGCCCCGTAGTCATGAAATGGTGTCGCCCATCGTGAACGTGGTGGCACTGCAACTGCTCAGCTACTTCACGGCGACGGCACTCGGCAAGGACGTGGACAAGCCCCGCAACCTGGCAAAAAGCGTCACGGTAGAATAA
- a CDS encoding glycogen synthase, which produces MQVLLVASEVFPYSRTGGLADVMAALPEALVRLGLDVTVLSPWWQSLNGTPREVWRPSVARGGRLMPGDLRVGQIDEAGVKYLFLGTPEFDRPGLYAEDDVERFSRWGRQVLPTLSSMGLTFDLIHGHDWGAGLILAHARQLGLKSVYTVHNLQYQGRWNIQDGMAWSGLPESAREGVEFFGDINLMKAGLVFSDHVTTVSPTYAHEITTPEYGERLEGVLQERQAQGALSGILNGLDLERWNPATDPDIHRMTSLSGKAANIAALRHEFSLDSAPILSAVTRLVSQKGIDLLVEALHEVTQDWNVVVLGSGDPLLEAALTGWAQHPRVRYVSGMNEALAHRLYAGSDAFAMPSRFEPCGLSQMIAMRYGTLPVVRETGGLVDSVPPEVGFRFAGATAADLTRALRTARASFENIHDWKARTQRGMVLDFSWEASARQYLDVYERVLG; this is translated from the coding sequence ATGCAAGTGCTGCTCGTGGCCTCCGAGGTCTTTCCATATTCACGTACCGGCGGTCTGGCCGATGTCATGGCCGCTCTTCCCGAAGCGCTGGTTCGGTTGGGGCTGGACGTTACGGTGCTGTCGCCGTGGTGGCAGAGCCTGAACGGTACCCCCCGCGAGGTCTGGCGTCCGAGCGTGGCGCGGGGCGGCAGACTGATGCCGGGCGACCTGCGCGTGGGGCAGATCGACGAGGCCGGAGTCAAGTATCTGTTTCTGGGAACGCCCGAGTTCGACCGCCCCGGCCTGTACGCCGAAGACGACGTGGAGCGTTTTTCGCGCTGGGGGCGACAGGTGTTGCCGACCCTCAGCAGCATGGGCCTGACCTTCGATCTGATTCACGGACACGACTGGGGCGCGGGGCTGATACTGGCGCACGCCCGACAGCTGGGCCTGAAGAGCGTGTACACCGTCCACAACCTGCAATATCAGGGCCGCTGGAATATACAGGACGGTATGGCCTGGAGCGGGCTACCAGAGAGCGCCCGCGAAGGCGTGGAGTTCTTCGGAGATATCAATCTGATGAAGGCGGGGCTGGTCTTCTCCGATCACGTCACCACCGTTTCGCCCACCTACGCCCACGAAATCACCACGCCCGAGTACGGCGAGCGACTGGAGGGCGTGCTTCAGGAGCGGCAGGCGCAGGGAGCACTCAGCGGCATTCTGAACGGCCTCGATCTGGAGCGCTGGAATCCGGCCACCGACCCCGATATCCACCGCATGACCAGTCTGAGCGGCAAGGCCGCCAACATTGCCGCGCTGCGCCACGAGTTTTCGCTCGACAGCGCCCCGATCCTGAGTGCCGTGACCCGGCTGGTGTCGCAGAAGGGGATTGACCTGCTGGTCGAGGCGCTGCACGAAGTGACCCAGGACTGGAACGTCGTGGTGCTGGGCAGCGGCGATCCTCTGCTGGAAGCCGCCCTGACCGGCTGGGCGCAGCATCCGCGTGTGCGCTACGTATCGGGCATGAACGAGGCGCTGGCACACCGCCTGTACGCGGGTTCCGATGCGTTTGCCATGCCCAGCCGCTTTGAGCCGTGCGGCCTGTCGCAGATGATCGCCATGCGCTACGGCACGCTGCCGGTGGTGCGCGAGACGGGCGGGCTGGTGGACAGCGTGCCCCCGGAAGTGGGCTTCCGCTTCGCCGGGGCCACCGCTGCCGACCTGACCAGGGCACTGCGAACGGCCCGCGCCAGCTTCGAGAACATCCACGACTGGAAGGCCCGCACCCAGCGCGGCATGGTCCTCGATTTCTCGTGGGAAGCGTCGGCGCGGCAGTATCTGGACGTGTACGAGCGGGTGCTGGGGTAG
- the leuS gene encoding leucine--tRNA ligase, whose protein sequence is MTDIDIQPINIQEEKSNRYNPHAIEESWQTKWEEAGLYTFKDDPSRPAHYALTMFPYPSGNLHMGHWYAYVAPDARARWLRMNGQNVLFPMGFDAFGLPAENAAIKRGLDPKGWTYGNIADMTQQFRRMGTMIDWSRQFNTCDPEYYRWNQWFFTEMFRRGLAYKKNGLVNWCPKDQTVLANEQVVDGHCERCGTAVERRELSQWYMKITDYADDLLDFGEADLPERVKVMQTNWIGKSVGAEVDFDTPAGVETVFTTRPDTIMGATFLVLAPEHKKVAALTTPEQQAEVQAYIDLAGGKTDVERQSATEKTGAFTGSYATHPITGHQIPIWIADYVLVTYGTGSIMAVPAHDARDFDFARTFGLEIVEVIRPEGGEPMNVQDAEEAYSGEGVLVNSGEFDGLPGGKASIAAVIERLSGLGVARAKTTYRLRDWLISRQRFWGTPIPIVYCPEHGAQPVPEDQLPVRLPDNVTFTPAGQSPLKTDEAFKATTCPVCGGPAERDTDTMDTFVDSSWYMYRFLNPHLETAAVDVEATRRFMPIDLYTGGIEHAILHLLYSRFWTRVMRDMGLTDQREPFRVVRNQGIILGPDQEKMSKSRGNVIDPGDLVGEYGVDTVRSYLMFIAPWEVGGPWDPSGINGPSKWLGRVYTLFGSDTPTGPAENVSEADLRYAVHSTLKKVSADFERLSFNTIISSLMELTNTLVKARRSPVYGTPTWDEALSIFNRMLAPVVPHLAEELWQANGERESVHLASWPQVDEAAATRDTVTLGVQVNGKVRGQVQISRTATQPEAMAAARAEEGVAKFVDGKETVKEIYVPGKIINIVVR, encoded by the coding sequence ATGACCGATATCGATATTCAGCCGATCAACATTCAGGAAGAAAAGAGCAACCGCTATAACCCGCACGCCATCGAGGAAAGCTGGCAGACGAAGTGGGAAGAAGCGGGCCTGTACACCTTCAAAGACGACCCTTCGCGGCCCGCGCACTACGCCCTGACGATGTTTCCGTATCCCAGCGGCAACCTGCACATGGGGCACTGGTACGCCTACGTAGCCCCCGACGCCCGCGCCCGCTGGCTGAGAATGAACGGCCAGAACGTGCTGTTTCCGATGGGCTTCGACGCCTTCGGCCTGCCTGCCGAGAACGCCGCCATCAAGCGCGGTCTGGACCCGAAAGGCTGGACGTACGGCAACATCGCCGACATGACGCAGCAGTTCAGGCGCATGGGCACCATGATCGACTGGAGCCGCCAGTTCAATACCTGCGACCCGGAGTATTACCGCTGGAATCAGTGGTTTTTTACCGAGATGTTCCGGCGTGGGCTGGCGTACAAGAAAAACGGTCTGGTCAACTGGTGCCCCAAAGATCAGACGGTGCTGGCGAACGAGCAGGTGGTGGACGGACACTGTGAGCGCTGCGGCACCGCTGTCGAGCGCCGCGAGCTGAGCCAGTGGTACATGAAAATTACCGATTACGCCGATGATCTGCTGGACTTCGGGGAAGCCGATCTGCCCGAGCGCGTGAAGGTGATGCAGACCAACTGGATCGGCAAGTCGGTGGGCGCGGAAGTCGATTTCGATACCCCGGCGGGCGTGGAAACGGTCTTCACCACCCGGCCCGACACCATCATGGGCGCGACGTTTCTGGTGCTGGCCCCCGAGCACAAGAAGGTGGCCGCGCTGACCACACCCGAGCAGCAGGCTGAAGTGCAGGCGTATATCGATCTGGCGGGCGGCAAGACCGATGTCGAGCGCCAGTCGGCCACCGAGAAGACCGGGGCGTTTACCGGCAGCTACGCCACCCACCCGATTACCGGACATCAGATTCCCATCTGGATTGCCGATTACGTGCTGGTAACCTACGGCACCGGCAGCATCATGGCGGTTCCGGCGCACGATGCCCGCGACTTCGACTTTGCCCGCACCTTTGGCCTGGAGATCGTGGAAGTGATCCGGCCTGAAGGCGGTGAGCCGATGAACGTGCAGGACGCCGAAGAAGCGTACAGCGGTGAGGGCGTGCTGGTAAACAGCGGCGAGTTCGACGGACTGCCCGGCGGCAAGGCCAGCATCGCAGCTGTTATCGAGCGGCTGAGCGGCCTGGGAGTTGCCCGCGCCAAGACCACGTATCGCCTGCGCGACTGGCTGATTTCGCGCCAGCGCTTCTGGGGCACGCCGATTCCGATTGTGTACTGCCCGGAGCACGGCGCACAGCCGGTGCCCGAAGACCAGTTGCCCGTTCGTCTGCCCGACAACGTCACCTTTACGCCTGCCGGACAGAGCCCCCTGAAGACCGACGAGGCGTTCAAGGCGACCACCTGCCCGGTGTGCGGCGGCCCCGCCGAGCGTGACACCGACACCATGGACACCTTCGTGGACAGCAGCTGGTACATGTACCGCTTCCTGAATCCGCACCTGGAGACGGCAGCCGTCGACGTGGAGGCTACGAGGCGCTTCATGCCCATCGACCTGTACACCGGGGGCATCGAACACGCCATTTTGCACCTGCTGTACAGCCGTTTCTGGACGCGGGTGATGCGCGATATGGGCCTGACCGATCAGCGCGAGCCGTTCCGGGTGGTCAGAAACCAGGGCATCATTCTGGGACCGGACCAGGAAAAGATGAGCAAGAGCCGGGGCAACGTGATCGATCCGGGCGATCTGGTCGGTGAATACGGCGTGGACACGGTTCGCAGCTACCTGATGTTCATCGCGCCCTGGGAAGTGGGCGGCCCCTGGGACCCCAGCGGTATCAACGGGCCGTCGAAGTGGCTGGGCCGCGTGTATACGCTGTTTGGCAGCGACACCCCAACCGGCCCCGCCGAGAACGTCAGTGAGGCCGATCTGCGCTACGCCGTTCACAGCACGCTGAAGAAGGTGAGCGCCGACTTCGAGCGCCTGAGCTTCAACACCATCATTTCCAGTCTGATGGAACTGACCAACACGCTGGTGAAGGCCCGCCGCAGTCCGGTGTATGGCACGCCCACCTGGGACGAGGCGCTGAGCATCTTCAACCGTATGCTGGCCCCAGTCGTGCCGCACCTGGCAGAAGAACTGTGGCAGGCGAACGGCGAGCGCGAGAGTGTGCATCTGGCGAGCTGGCCGCAGGTTGACGAAGCCGCCGCCACCCGCGACACCGTGACGCTGGGCGTGCAGGTAAACGGCAAGGTGCGCGGACAGGTTCAGATTTCCAGAACCGCGACCCAGCCGGAAGCGATGGCCGCCGCCCGCGCCGAGGAAGGCGTGGCGAAGTTCGTGGACGGCAAGGAGACGGTGAAAGAGATTTACGTTCCGGGCAAGATCATCAATATCGTCGTTCGGTAA
- a CDS encoding DoxX family protein: protein MRSPSLSSPRLPDQPIELRASAFSRLLFTHPGMAPVWLLLRLFVGWTWLSSGLEKLGDSKWVGAEAGKAVTTFLQGALKKTGGEMPDVPGWYARFIEHVALPNAGVFSYVVTFGELAVGAALILGLLTGIAAFFGLLMNFSYLLAGTLSNNPLLVFLGLLLILAWRVAGWWGLDRWILPRWWGWQRRDDPALDTGSVPGR, encoded by the coding sequence ATGAGGTCTCCTTCCCTGTCTTCGCCGCGCCTGCCGGATCAGCCGATAGAGCTGCGTGCCTCGGCGTTCAGCCGCCTGCTGTTTACTCATCCAGGCATGGCCCCGGTCTGGCTGTTGTTGCGCCTGTTCGTCGGCTGGACATGGCTGTCGTCGGGGCTGGAAAAACTGGGCGACAGCAAATGGGTCGGGGCAGAAGCAGGCAAGGCAGTCACGACCTTTCTTCAGGGCGCACTGAAAAAGACCGGCGGCGAGATGCCGGACGTGCCGGGCTGGTACGCACGGTTTATCGAACACGTCGCGCTGCCGAACGCGGGCGTGTTCTCGTATGTGGTGACCTTCGGTGAACTGGCGGTCGGCGCGGCGCTGATTCTGGGCCTGCTGACCGGAATCGCCGCCTTCTTCGGCCTGCTGATGAACTTCAGTTATCTGCTGGCGGGCACCCTGAGCAACAACCCGCTGCTGGTCTTCCTGGGTCTCCTGCTGATTCTGGCGTGGCGGGTGGCTGGATGGTGGGGCCTCGACCGCTGGATTTTGCCCCGTTGGTGGGGCTGGCAGCGCCGCGACGATCCTGCCCTCGACACCGGAAGCGTACCGGGCCGCTAG
- a CDS encoding PsbP-related protein, which translates to MKTLHGWTVAAALTLASTALGATFTDKANGFSVTPPAGWNRGNVQGVAVIYGSPTKVDGFTPNVNVAVETLPGTISLTEYGRAGDVQFVKAIPGAKKVSSVRSTLGGYPAISQVYTGTVQGHALYFTQTFAVVGKRAYVLTGTTTPARASMLAPQMAAFVKSFRVLR; encoded by the coding sequence ATGAAAACTCTGCATGGATGGACGGTCGCTGCGGCACTGACCCTGGCTTCGACGGCACTGGGCGCGACCTTTACCGACAAGGCCAACGGCTTCTCGGTCACGCCGCCCGCTGGCTGGAACCGGGGGAACGTGCAGGGTGTGGCCGTCATCTATGGGTCGCCCACCAAGGTAGACGGCTTCACGCCCAATGTGAACGTGGCGGTCGAAACCCTGCCCGGCACCATCTCGCTGACCGAGTATGGCAGGGCAGGCGACGTGCAGTTCGTCAAGGCCATTCCCGGCGCGAAGAAGGTCAGCAGCGTTCGCAGCACCCTGGGCGGCTATCCAGCCATCAGCCAGGTGTATACCGGCACCGTGCAGGGACACGCCCTGTACTTCACCCAGACCTTCGCGGTGGTGGGCAAGCGGGCCTACGTCCTGACGGGCACCACCACCCCCGCACGCGCCTCGATGCTGGCCCCGCAGATGGCCGCTTTCGTCAAGAGCTTCCGCGTTCTGCGGTAA
- the arsB gene encoding arsenical efflux pump membrane protein ArsB has product MLAVLLVLLTVVLVIWKPLGIGPARAASIGAVAALLLGVIHLSDLGILWHATWNATLSLVALIVLSLLLDAAGFFRWAALHVARWGGGSGRRLFILLIVFSALVAALFANDGGVLILTPITLELAAVLGLERASTLAFALAVGFVVDAASLPLTISNLTNIIASDAFGLGFGGYARVMLPVDVAVVAASVLVLLALYGRVLPRRYDLAALDAPAQAIRSWSVFRAGWVAVPLLLLGAFFAEGLHIPLSAVVGAAALLVGVVAARSGTVSTRTVLRSAPWNVVAFSLAMYAVVYGLRGAGVTGVYGHWLASWAAHGTLPGVLASGLSVAGLSAGLNNLPALLTAILGIQGSGASGHAREAMLYGAVVGADIGPKLTPIGSLATLLWLHVLGGRGLNVTWGQYFRAGLLLTPPVLLAGLLALWAVLK; this is encoded by the coding sequence ATGCTTGCCGTGCTGCTGGTGCTGCTGACCGTCGTCCTCGTGATCTGGAAACCCCTGGGCATCGGGCCAGCCCGGGCGGCCAGTATAGGCGCCGTCGCCGCCCTGCTGCTGGGCGTAATTCATCTGTCCGATCTGGGCATTCTGTGGCACGCCACCTGGAACGCCACCCTGAGCCTAGTCGCCCTGATCGTGCTGAGTCTGCTGCTCGACGCTGCCGGCTTCTTTCGCTGGGCAGCGCTGCACGTGGCCCGCTGGGGGGGTGGTTCGGGGCGGCGGCTGTTCATCCTCCTGATCGTGTTTTCGGCGCTGGTGGCCGCGCTGTTCGCCAACGACGGCGGCGTGCTGATCCTGACGCCCATCACGCTGGAACTGGCCGCCGTGCTGGGGCTGGAACGGGCGAGTACGCTGGCCTTCGCACTGGCGGTGGGCTTCGTGGTAGACGCTGCCAGCCTGCCACTGACCATCTCCAACCTCACGAATATCATTGCGTCCGACGCGTTTGGGCTTGGGTTTGGCGGCTATGCCCGCGTGATGCTTCCGGTTGATGTGGCCGTGGTGGCCGCGTCTGTGCTGGTGCTGCTGGCACTGTACGGGCGGGTACTGCCCCGCCGATACGATCTGGCAGCACTGGACGCCCCCGCTCAGGCCATTCGGAGTTGGAGCGTGTTCCGGGCGGGCTGGGTGGCGGTGCCGCTGCTGCTGCTGGGAGCCTTTTTTGCCGAAGGGCTGCACATTCCGCTTTCGGCGGTGGTGGGCGCGGCGGCCCTGCTGGTGGGCGTGGTGGCGGCACGCTCCGGCACGGTTTCAACGCGCACGGTGCTGCGCTCGGCTCCCTGGAACGTGGTGGCCTTCAGTCTGGCGATGTACGCCGTGGTGTATGGGCTGCGCGGGGCGGGCGTGACCGGTGTGTACGGGCACTGGCTGGCGAGCTGGGCGGCACACGGCACGCTGCCGGGCGTGCTGGCATCGGGGCTGAGCGTGGCGGGCCTGTCGGCGGGGCTGAACAATCTTCCAGCGTTGCTGACCGCCATTCTGGGCATTCAGGGAAGTGGTGCCAGCGGCCATGCCCGCGAAGCCATGCTGTACGGCGCAGTGGTCGGAGCCGACATCGGGCCGAAGCTGACGCCCATCGGCAGCCTCGCCACGTTGCTGTGGCTGCACGTGCTGGGCGGGCGCGGCCTGAACGTGACGTGGGGACAGTACTTCCGGGCCGGATTGCTGCTGACGCCCCCGGTGCTGCTGGCGGGGCTGCTCGCGCTGTGGGCCGTGCTGAAATGA
- the trmFO gene encoding methylenetetrahydrofolate--tRNA-(uracil(54)-C(5))-methyltransferase (FADH(2)-oxidizing) TrmFO — MTSELPHTELPHITVVGAGLAGSEAALAAARLGVRVTLYEMRPVKMTPAHRSGGFAELVCSNSLGGEGQLQSKGLLQAEMRSVGSTILSSADANKLPAGNALAVEREGFSAAVTHTVRTHPLITVVEEELSELPQGVTVLATGPLTSEALAANLVRLTGGEQLAFYDAAAPVIAFDSIDMEVVFRAGRYDQSADYLNCPMNKEQYEAFYTALEHARSHTPHDWEKLEFFEGCMPIEEIARRGPETPRFGPMKPRGLTDPRTGRWPYAVAQLRQEDQEGRMWSLVGFQTGLKWGDQKAVVQLIPGLENAEIVRYGVMHRNTYLNAPRVLGATLQLKADPTKLVAGVLAGTEGYLESAATGWLAGTNAARLALGLPCIVPPPESMLGALTRYLESANPDGFQPMNVNWALVPELPVPEGRKKLGKREKRPVMFRRGLDAFKSWAREAGLDVQDLELPALPTAELV; from the coding sequence ATGACTTCCGAACTTCCCCATACCGAACTTCCCCACATCACGGTGGTGGGCGCAGGCCTGGCCGGGTCCGAGGCGGCGCTGGCAGCGGCCCGTTTGGGCGTGCGTGTGACCCTGTACGAGATGCGCCCGGTCAAGATGACGCCCGCCCACCGCAGCGGCGGTTTTGCAGAGCTGGTGTGCAGCAACAGTCTGGGCGGCGAGGGCCAGCTTCAGAGCAAGGGGCTGCTTCAGGCCGAGATGCGGAGCGTGGGCAGCACCATTCTGAGCAGCGCCGACGCCAACAAACTGCCCGCCGGAAACGCGCTGGCAGTCGAGCGCGAGGGCTTCAGCGCCGCCGTCACGCACACGGTTCGCACCCATCCGCTGATCACGGTGGTAGAGGAAGAGCTGAGTGAGTTGCCGCAGGGCGTCACGGTGCTGGCGACTGGCCCGCTCACGTCCGAGGCGCTGGCTGCCAATCTGGTGCGGCTGACCGGGGGCGAGCAACTGGCCTTCTACGACGCCGCCGCGCCGGTCATCGCCTTCGACAGCATCGATATGGAGGTGGTGTTCCGCGCCGGGCGCTACGACCAGAGCGCCGATTACCTGAACTGCCCGATGAACAAGGAGCAGTACGAGGCCTTCTATACCGCGCTGGAACACGCCCGCAGCCACACGCCGCACGACTGGGAAAAGCTGGAATTCTTCGAGGGCTGCATGCCCATCGAGGAAATCGCCCGGCGCGGCCCGGAAACCCCGCGCTTCGGCCCCATGAAGCCGCGTGGCCTGACCGACCCGCGCACCGGGCGCTGGCCCTACGCGGTGGCGCAGCTTCGCCAGGAAGACCAGGAGGGCCGGATGTGGTCGCTGGTGGGCTTTCAGACCGGGCTGAAATGGGGCGATCAGAAGGCGGTGGTGCAGCTTATTCCCGGACTGGAAAACGCCGAGATCGTGCGCTACGGCGTGATGCACCGCAACACCTACCTGAACGCGCCACGTGTGCTGGGAGCCACCCTGCAACTGAAAGCCGACCCGACCAAGCTGGTGGCGGGCGTGCTGGCGGGCACCGAGGGCTATCTGGAATCGGCGGCGACCGGCTGGCTGGCCGGAACCAATGCGGCGCGGCTGGCGCTGGGGCTGCCGTGCATCGTGCCGCCGCCCGAGAGCATGTTGGGCGCTCTGACGCGCTACCTGGAAAGCGCCAACCCCGACGGGTTCCAGCCGATGAACGTCAACTGGGCGCTGGTGCCCGAGCTGCCAGTTCCGGAAGGACGCAAGAAGCTGGGCAAACGCGAGAAGCGCCCGGTCATGTTCAGGCGCGGTCTGGACGCCTTCAAGAGCTGGGCGCGGGAAGCGGGTCTGGACGTTCAGGATCTGGAGTTGCCTGCCCTTCCAACCGCCGAACTGGTATAA